A region of Carassius auratus strain Wakin chromosome 23, ASM336829v1, whole genome shotgun sequence DNA encodes the following proteins:
- the aurkaip1 gene encoding small ribosomal subunit protein mS38 isoform X2, which yields MFLPRVVSRLNLLSKVSGSLQNQSQALCSVVQHCHSTHFRALKYSKRCFTSAADNKLPPKLWTPLEPELEEVLVPRKLSVSPLESWLSLRYSLPPLLEASPPLDEGEIVGKSTVLPPFAVPLLEDGERSTPLNCKNVLQIRRRKMNRHKYKKLLKRTKFLRRRVRDVRRKKKTG from the exons ATGTTTCTTCCAAGGGTGGTTTCACGGCTGAACCTGCTTTCCAAAGTGTCTG gTTCATTGCAGAACCAGAGCCAGGCGTTATGCAGTGTTGTGCAACACTGTCATTCTACTCATTTCAGAGCTCTTAAATATTCAAAGAGATGCTTCACTTCAGCTGCTGACAACAAACTTCCACCCAAACTATGGACACCTCTTGAACCAGAGTTAGAGGAGGTCCTTGTGCCCCGTAAACTATCGGTTTCACCCTTGGAAAGCTGGCTTTCACTGCGCTACTCTCTCCCCCCATTGCTGGAGGCTTCACCGCCTCTGGATGAAGGTGAGATTGTGGGAAAATCCACGGTGCTGCCTCCATTTGCAGTGCCTTTACTGGAGGATGGGGAAAGGTCAACACCACTGAACTGCAAGAATGTGCTGCAGATCCGACGAAGGAAGATGAACAGGCACAAATACAAGAAGCTGCTAAAACGGACCAAGTTCCTGAGGAGGAGGGTGAGAGATGTCAGGAGGAAGAAAAAA ACAGGCTAA
- the aurkaip1 gene encoding small ribosomal subunit protein mS38 isoform X1 has protein sequence MFLPRVVSRLNLLSKVSGSLQNQSQALCSVVQHCHSTHFRALKYSKRCFTSAADNKLPPKLWTPLEPELEEVLVPRKLSVSPLESWLSLRYSLPPLLEASPPLDEGEIVGKSTVLPPFAVPLLEDGERSTPLNCKNVLQIRRRKMNRHKYKKLLKRTKFLRRRVRDVRRKKKQAKFERDLARIVRRAGLKRAPDGWTAPQVYVRTSQNKRD, from the exons ATGTTTCTTCCAAGGGTGGTTTCACGGCTGAACCTGCTTTCCAAAGTGTCTG gTTCATTGCAGAACCAGAGCCAGGCGTTATGCAGTGTTGTGCAACACTGTCATTCTACTCATTTCAGAGCTCTTAAATATTCAAAGAGATGCTTCACTTCAGCTGCTGACAACAAACTTCCACCCAAACTATGGACACCTCTTGAACCAGAGTTAGAGGAGGTCCTTGTGCCCCGTAAACTATCGGTTTCACCCTTGGAAAGCTGGCTTTCACTGCGCTACTCTCTCCCCCCATTGCTGGAGGCTTCACCGCCTCTGGATGAAGGTGAGATTGTGGGAAAATCCACGGTGCTGCCTCCATTTGCAGTGCCTTTACTGGAGGATGGGGAAAGGTCAACACCACTGAACTGCAAGAATGTGCTGCAGATCCGACGAAGGAAGATGAACAGGCACAAATACAAGAAGCTGCTAAAACGGACCAAGTTCCTGAGGAGGAGGGTGAGAGATGTCAGGAGGAAGAAAAAACAG GCTAAGTTTGAAAGAGATCTTGCCCGAATCGTAAGGCGAGCTGGACTGAAGAGAGCCCCAGATGGATGGACAGCACCACAAGTCTATGTCAGAACAAGTCAGAATAAAAGAGATTAA
- the mxra8b gene encoding matrix remodeling-associated protein 8b, whose translation MFLAPYIWTALILPCAWARNSLPSVVVEARNITVPAGSDVLLPCHNQRMVWRQDRLRDRQRVVHWDLIRDQPDYTVERILDMFSGGRERLYNDYNKGRITISKDAFSDGNFSLVINNVDVNDKGIYTCNLHHHYCKVHQSIPIQLNVTKSPRKEKRVWDGEKSVFVVLVGKSVVLPCVNRRQLWTESQRDEGQQQVVHWDWQAPGVTRDRADRLIDMYASGENRQYGPLFLRNKMNISTDAFSMGDFSLSVHNIQPSDKGLYSCHLHHHYCGLHERRIFRVIVGPSVQPLPPVRASTDAPKTPSSYPVPPADDPNRNMVEAPHVLNVILPENQTHPLHQVGYILAIFLLLLLMLIVIIMTTRHCRKKRPEFEVRWSERGRRTSIELDATELQAYNQEDLRLDYKNNIMKERAAANNYTSPKVIDLNREMERMSWK comes from the exons ATGTTTCTAGCGCCATACA TCTGGACTGCCCTGATCTTACCATGTG CCTGGGCACGAAACAGCTTGCCAAGTGTGGTTGTGGAGGCAAGGAACATTACTGTTCCAGCCGGGTCTGATGTTCTCCTGCCGTGTCATAACCAGCGGATGGTTTGGAGACAGGATCGCCTGCGGGACCGTCAGCGCGTCGTGCATTGGGACCTGATCCGGGACCAACCCGATTACACTGTGGAGCGCATTTTAGATATGTTCTCAGGGGGAAGAGAGCGCTTGTACAACGACTACAACAAGGGCCGAATTACTATTTCAAAAGACGCCTTCAGTGATGGAAATTTCTCACTAGTTATTAATA ATGTGGATGTGAATGATAAAGGTATCTATACCTGCAACCTACATCACCACTATTGCAAGGTCCACCAGTCCATTCCAATCCAGCTCAACGTCACTAAATCAC CTCGAAAGGAAAAACGTGTCTGGGATGGTGAAAAATCAGTTTTTGTGGTTCTGGTGGGGAAGAGTGTGGTGCTTCCCTGTGTGAACCGCAGGCAATTGTGGACAGAAAGTCAGAGGGATGAGGGCCAGCAGCAGGTGGTCCACTGGGACTGGCAGGCACCTGGGGTCACCCGTGACCGAGCAGACCGCCTCATTGATATGTACGCCTCTGGAGAGAACCGCCAATACGGGCCGCTCTTCCTCCGGAATAAGATGAACATCTCAACCGATGCCTTCTCCATGGGGGATTTCTCCCTGAGTGTCCACAACATTCAGCCCTCTGATAAAGGTCTGTATTCCTGCCACCTTCACCATCACTACTGTGGCCTACATGAAAGACGAATCTTCAGGGTGATCGTCGGCCCTTCTGTCCAGCCTTTGCCTCCAGTGCGGGCCTCTACTGATGCACCAAAAACTCCTTCTTCTTATCCTGTCCCACCTGCTGATGACCCAA ATAGAAACATGGTCGAAGCGCCTCATGTGCTCAATGTAATTCTGCCTGAGAATCAAACTCACCCCTTGCACCAAGTGGGCTACATCCTGGCAATCTTCCTGCTGCTTCTGTTAATGCTCATTGTCATCATTATGACCACGAggcactgcagaaaaaaaa GGCCTGAGTTTGAGGTTCGATGGTCTGAACG GGGTCGGAGGACATCAATTGAGCTCGATGCCACAGAACTCCAAGCCTACAATCAGGAGGACTTACGACTGG actACAAGAACAACATAATGAAAGAAAGGGCTGCGGCAAACAACTATACCTCTCCAAAAGTCATTGATCTAAACAGAG AAATGGAGAGAATGTCATGGAAGTGA